AACTGAAGCTGGGACTCGTCGTTCTGTCTGCCTAGATTCTCATCATCTCTACCTCACAGAGAAGAACTTGTAGTTTAAGTACAAGAGGTATCTGCCCTGACATTTCCGTGTTGTTCACTTGCATTTGCATTATAAGTGGTTATCTTCTATTGTGGTTCCCTCACAGGGATCTTGTTAAGCCACTTATCCATTGTGAGCGTTATGTAGTTAAAATTCGGCAAAGCAATCTGTAAAGCCACTTAGCTGGGTCCACGTGCCCTGGAACACATCACCGAAGCTGGAGTTAGTGTCTGAGGCAGTCAAACCGAGCATTCCTGGGGATGTCGAGGGGAAGGGACGGAGGAAGCACACACAGCGGGAGCTTCTTTGGAAGTTCTAGCAGGGCCGCCTGGATTCGCCCCCACCCCGACCACTCCTGGAACATGTACTTGTATATATGAGTGCAATTAACCGgtcacctggggatcttattACAATGCAGGGTCTCGGGTGTGTTAGTTTGCTACAGTTGCTGTAACAATATACCACAACCCcatggcttaaaccacagaaatttactgtctcagttctggaggctggacatgtgcgatcaaggtgtctgcaggcttggttccttctgaaggttGTGAGGAAGGCTCttttccaggcctctctcccagcttctggtggcttgcTGGCATCTTTGGCATCCTTGGCCTGTAGAcgcatcaccctgatctctgccttcatctccaCACGGTGTTCTCTCTCAGTGCGTGTCTTTgagtccaaatttcccccttttataaggacatctgTCATATTGGATTATGGACTACTTCCTATTGCCCTCATCTTAACTAGTTACATTtaaatgaccctatttccaaatgaggtcgcATTCCAAGGTGCTggtggttaggacttcaacagatAAGTTTTCAGGGAGACAATCCCATCCCCCATGCTGGGCCACACCCAGAACTTAAAACAGGAGCTCTGAGGGCGCGAGCTTACAATTCACGTTTTTAACAAGGACCTGGGGTAACCTGCATgctcactaaagtttgagaactatatGGCTACCTGAGGTGACAGAGAAAGTCTTCCTTCCCGCCTCAAGTACATAGGAAtaccaaataaaattaaaccatAGATTTAATATGTAGCTGagttcaaaagaaatgaaagagaagtttcCTGTGCGCAGAATGGAGAAATCAAAGCCAGAGAGCTGAGcactggctggggctggggcagccccAAGCATAGGTGGACAAGGAGCTAGGCCCCCAGAGGCTGGGGCTCAAGGCCTGTAAGGGAAGTGATGGGGCCACTGCGTGCTTGAAGCAGAGGAACTAACCCTTTGGCGTGAAGCCTGGAGCCTTGAGGAGATACCGTGTCAGTGAAAGGGGACTAGAAAAATCAACCAGGGATTTGCTTCaactaattaaaaatttgaaagattGAGGAACTACTGGCCACTCTGATCTGCCCTGTGAGTTCACAGAATCCAACAGCTTTCTTAGCTGAGGTGCAGCCAAGGGAAAGGAATGTTCGtcggtggggagggagggatcgGGGATCATTGTGGATCACTAGAGCAAAATCGGGATCCAACGAGGCCTGCCAGGAGGCGGGTGGTTTGGAACAGGCCAGTGCTGGGCCCCTGCACAACTGGGGGAAGGAGTCCTGGCAGGTGGGAATGGATTAGGGGCACagaaagtgggaggaggaggtTGCAAAGACAAACTCGCTACTTTCAAAGATTTCcaggcctgctctgtgcctttAACTCTCATTAGGTCTGCCCACCGCTCCACCCCACAGCCCACCCAGCCTGCCCATTCCTGGGGCCCGAGGGAGAGCAGCGAGGTGGCCTTAGCGGGCGGCCTCTGAACTGGTGAGAAACGACTGGGGTGTTTGCTCAGAACCAGGTGGCACCGACATCAGAAGCGCCCTCTCATGTGTTCCCCTGGCCAGGCCCAGTTTAGGGGAGCCAAGCTTCCTAAAATCACCTTACTCGCTTGGCACTCGAATTTGAGAAATAGTctggtttaaaaatgaaaatttctgtgCAAATTATACTATCTGTAGTAGTTATAAACAACTAACAGCTACCACTTGTTGAGTGTTATTTATCAGACATTGAGCAGCCTTAGACTTACgctgtttaatcctcacaacaagcctatAGGCCAATATAGTATTACCCCACCCAACCCCATAGGTGGGAAAACTTAGCCCAGGAGATCGTGTAGTTTGTCTGCACTGAGGTTACTCACTAGTAAACACTGAGGCCAGGACGTAAACCTGGGTCTGTCTGACTTCTACATCAATATGTTGGCAGTGGCTGACTCTGGGGACTGgattacaaagaatttttatcccattcttcatgcttttttttttgtattttccaaattttgtacATAACATAGAGAAAATTGATAACCATAAAAAAGAGTAAGACCAAAATATGAATCCTTAGAAGGTGCATGCAGGAGGTGATGACAGTGAGGAGAGTGATGTTAAACATAGTCCTTCATCCCTGGTACCCTCCATCACACCCAGGGTCCTGGTTCGCTGACCCAGCATCTACTCCAATATTTAATCTGTTGctgttattttcttctcaaactcaGGACACTGTGCTTCAGGAAGATGAGCAAGGGCCAGGGAGGCATGAACTTGATGGTGATAGAACTcgtgcctcctcctcctcctccccacccacaggTCAACCCTTTCAGAGACCGAATCTGCAGAGTGTTCTCCCACAACGGTGTGTTCTCCTTTGAGGATGTGCTGGGCATGGCATCTGTGTTCAGTGAGCAGGCTTGCCCCAGCCTGAAGATTGAGTACGCCTTTCGCATCTATGGTGGGTGCTGTgggggacggggaggggaggggcgagTGCCACAGAGTACATACCACATCTGGAATCCATTGACATCAGTGCATTGGTGAGGTGGTGTTATTGGGGTTCACTTGGGTATTAATGGGTATTGTCATATTTCTCAAACActgtagacttttaaaaaatgattgagaACTACTACTCCAAGAGATTGATGCCCTCCCCTCCATGCCATCAGAAGCAAATGGAGTCATTGGTGTTGCTACTTCATGGTTGTGGTGTGGGCAGGCCAGAGAGAGGACTACATATGGATATGAAGGAGTTATGCTTGATTTGCATAAGTTAAGAGATTCAACCACTGAAACTGGCTCAGTTACTAAATGGCTGAGaaatcttgggcaaatcatttcacctttctgggcctcagtttcttcattcttAAAATGAAGGGTTTGAGAAAGATCATCTCTGAGGTCCTATGATATTTTTTGGTCTCTGATTTTGGCTGGGGTAGCCATAAGACTCTGCTAAAGATGGCTCTTCTGCAGGCTCATGGCCCCTTAGCACAGCTGGGATGCCTGGAATTctcaaaaagaatcaaaaagaaagaaacaaagaaatcttgaggAGGCTTCGAACAGACCATGTGCAAGGCTTTAAGCTTATTGTGGCAACTTCTTGGCCCCAAAGAACTTGTATCTTAGGCTTGAATAGTTTGGCATCTCAcctgccttcctttcctgctAGCTCCTCCCCTATTGCCACATAGTGGACACCAGCTTATTCCTGCCTCATGGAGTGGAGGAGTTTTAAGCCAGATGGACCTATgagggctcagttttctcatctgtaaaaaggactTAATGATATTTTTGTATCCCACATGTTCTCAGGCTTAGCATCCAGtaaactcaaataaaatcacAGATTCCCCTGCTAAGAATAGCTGAGAAGCTCCTATCATACTGTCACTTGCACAGATAGCAACTATAAActctaaacaaaaaataaaaatcaactacCTGATGGCACTAGAAAGCTTCTAGCAGCAGAGAGTTGACACTTAGAAGAAGGAAATGGTACTGGATggtcctctctgcctccttttttccttcttttttagttTGAAGGTGGGCTTCAGTGAGCAGCATCATGCAGGACTGATAGAAACCCCGAACTCTTTCTGATTTGAAGGATCAGAGTTTGGAGCACTTCTCCCctgaaaagtgaaaagaaggTAGAGTCCATGAAAGAAAGCCAGAGAAAGGGTGCCCAAATTTTGTGTATGAACCATGCCCAAGTCTCTTTCTGACCTCTAAACCATGTATACAAAGGGAGATTCAAAGCAGCTCAAGTGAGGATAGAAGAACTCAACAGAGATTTGAGCTGccactgcattttaacaaggtccctGTGTGACAGGGTTTGCAGTTTACGTCCAACTAATTGCCTGCTTGTATAAAAAAATTCAGCACTCTTTGGAGGaatataacagaatccagagtttCCACAATAAAGCATTTATAATGCCTAAGATACAAGCCAAAATTattcaatatacaaaattaaaaaaaaaacacagaaaaatggatTCATTCTTGAGAATGGAGGCTGACTCTGACATGATCCAGATGTTAGAATTACTGACAATTatcttaaaacagctattataaccATATCCAatgatgtaaaagaaaatatgctcataatgaatgaaaagataggaATTCTCAgccaagaaatagaaactataggaaagaatcaaatagaaaatatagaactgaaaaacaaaatatctgaaataagaacagagagaaaaaatatatatgatgagaaaaaggaacagagcctTAGGGACATGTAGGACAATAGAAAGGTCTAATGTATATTCAATTGGAATCTCAGGAGGAGACGAGAGAATGAATGGGACGGAAAAGGTATTTGAACAAATAATTGCCCCAAATGTCCTAAATTTGCTATAGGAAACACATTTACAGTGAAATTCAAGAGGAGTAAGTACAAATGAAATCACATACCCAAATTCAGTTGGCTTAGTAGTCCCTGCCTCCTATGCATTAGTCTTCCTCCTTCCTTACCCCCAAGTATTTCTGGGGGTCCCAGGGAGTTTCCAATGTATCTAAGGAGTTCTAGACCACTAGTCGCTGCTACATTCCGTCAGGCCTTCTGCCACAGAGCACTTGCTGCGCTGTCTCAAGCCTCTTCTGTCTCCTGTCAGTACTCTCCTGGACGGAGCAGCTCTTCTGGATGGAGAATGCTGGCCCAGGCTGGGTGCTCTTGTCTTAGCCAAGAGTCTTTAGGTTGCAGGTAACAGGAACTTACTGTGTAGAAGGCAAATGATGAAGAACAGGAGTGCATTAGCTTTCcatgctgcataataaattaccacaaacttagtggcttcaaatgACCTACATTTATAATGTCACAATTTCTGTAGGTTAAGAGTCCAGGCATGGTTTAGTTGGTCCTGTTCTTAGGTTTTCACAAGACTGCAATCAAAATTCTGGCCGGGCTGCATTCTCACCTGGAGAATGCTTGATTGGGGAGAAAACCACTTCTAAGCTCACTCCAGTTGCtggcagaatttatttctttgtgtctatAGAATTTACAGCCCTGGTTTCTTGCTGGCTATTGGCTGGAGGCGGGCCTCAATTTCCAGAGGCTGACCTGTGCTCCTTGCCTCATGGGCCTCCTCACCCATGGTCACTTGCTTCTTCAAAGACAGCTAGGGAGAGAGTCTCTTGAGTCAGTATGCTGGAAAGACAGAGTCTTATCTGATACAACATATTGCAAccacagaagtgacatcccatcactgtTGCCAAATTCTGTTGGTTAGCAGTCCCCACCCACTCACATTAAAGCATGAACACCAAGAAGGACAGATCATCAGAGGTCGGGGGGCACTAGAGTTTATCCACCACAAGCAGTGTGGAACCTATGGAAGAATGGAGGCAGGCCTCCTGAGGGCCTAGGATGTAGCTGGCAAGTGATCAGGAAGCAAGACagctgctttctccttttctctccatgGCTGTTTAGTCCctcatctctgtttctctctgtttaCCTTCTCTTTCTGCAGATCTGACTTTTATGCTTCTGTGCCTATGGGCCAAAGACAACTACCCTGGCCCCCCACATGGCCTGGGGGCTTCACTCAGACTGACTAGCCACAAGCAtctgtttctcttccattttcccaggagatgctgattgGCTCAAACAAACCAATGATCTAGCTGCCCCTGGGTTAGGTGACCAGCCTTCTCCAATCGACCACAGCCAAGAAGAAGCAGAGCCACATAAACAAACATGGCGCCAGAGGCCTACCACTGGAGCGGGTGGGAGGATGGATGCTTCTCAGAGATGGTAAAGTGTAGCCTGGGCAGATGTCCCAAAAGATGTCTGTCTCAGACGTCTTTCCATGGCTCCCAgagctaaacaaacaaaaacacccaaaCCCTTCAGGGAGCTGGAAGAGCAGCAGGTTCTCTTCAGGCTCCAAGGCACAGGAGCCAAACTGTGTTCAGCTCAGAAGTGGGGAGAATGCCCTCACTCTCAAGAGGTCCGACTGAGCGCCTCAGGCCAGATCTAGGACCAGACACCACCTGTCCCTCACGGTCCTTGTATCTTCTTCCACCCTCCCTTTCCGAGCCCCTTGAGCGGTTTCCGTCCTCCTTGAGCTcaagtacaaaaacaaaaagcacaaaatctTCGTGCAAATCAGCTGTGAAAATAGACATCCAGGGACTCTTCAACTCCAAGACCTCATCAGCTATACCCAGACAAACCCGAATTCTCTTTGGGCTGAGCAGATTTGTGACCTCGTAGACCTGTCAGCAGGATTAGAGATGGGACAGGGGAATCTCTAAGCCcgatgcctggcatgtggtagctGCTCACTAAATTGAGGTGGGAGTGGCAGCaatggaggcagaagaggaggaataaaaagaaagaaaaggagaaggagacgGAAGGGAGAAGACAGTGGCGGTAACGGCCACGGTGATCATTCTTAGCCAAAGCCCAAGACCTAACTCAGTGCTCTGAGCCCTCGTTACTCCAAGTGTGGCCCACGCATGAGCAGCATCAACACAGCCAGGAggcttgttagaaatgcggaatctcaggccccactgcccacctactgaatcagaacccgCCTTGTAACAAGACCCCCGTGGTTCCTTGCACCTGGAAGTTTAAGAAGCGCTGTTCTAACTTGCAGGTTCTCAGCTGTGGCTCCCCACTGGAACCACCTGGGGGCTTTTTAAGACCTACAGCTCCTTGGGCCCCAGCTGCCGAGATGCGATGTGATGGTGCTGGGTAGGCCCCGTTCGTTggctttttaaaagctccctgggtgattccACAGTGCAGCAGAGTTTGAGAACTACTACTCTGACCTACCATGTCAGTTAGGATTGCATTCAGTTATGTGGAAGAGCATccacgtttaaaaaaaaaaggagcctgGGATCAGGCAGTCCAGAGCCAGGGGCACAGCTCCAGGAAGTAACCCAGGGCCCCGGCTCCTTCAAGCCTCCTGATCTGCCATCTTTACTGTGGGACTGCTGTCCTCAGAGTCACAAAGTGGTTTTTGTGCCTGCAGGCATCTCATCttcattccaggcaggaagaaaaagggatgggaggaggaaaaagggcAAAATGGACATTCAAAGGCACAGATTGTctagtcttccttagcaaacTTTCTTGGAAGCCCTACCCAGTCCCTTTGGCCATGACTATGTTATAacttcattggccagaactatgTCACATGGCCACACATAGAGGCAAGGAGACTGGAAAGCAGAGTATTTTAAACCAAACATGGTGTCAGCCTGAACAAGAATTGTAGTTCCGTTAGTAAGAAGGAAGGGGGAAGTGATTTGGTGAAGAATCCAGCAAGGCCAATATACCTACCTGGGATGTGCCTACTGGGCTCCAGTTTCTGCTTTGAGGGATAGTCCTGGCCTCCAGCAGATCCATCCTCCTCTCGGCACCTCTGGGGAGACTTGTACTTGTCAGAGGCCAACATCCCAGCACCGCCTTCCTGCTCCCAACAGCATGGCCTCCACCAGATAGGAATTACCCTCGGGCAGCTGCCAGAGCACCAGCAGCAGACTTTCCCGCACGTTCCCAAGATCTGATGCAGTGACAAGGGATGCTGgtggctgggagaggcagggaggcaaCCTCAGCTCTCGCGGGAACAGTAATGAAAACGTGCCTTGCCTCACTTGATCAAATGGGCTAATTTTTGTGAAAGTACTGCGCTGTCAATTGCAAGGAGTAACATGACAGAGAGGTTGGGATGATGATGGTAAGAGTGTTTTGGGGGGATGTGAGGGCTGAGCTCTGACTCTACCAGCTCTCTAATCTCCCCCATTGTTGGGAAACAGCAAGAGGAaggctccccctccccagagTGGCCCAAGGATGCAGGCCCTGAGGCCGCATGGGCTGGCCAGTGGCCCAgagctcccagcccccagccctttCCCAGGCTGCTCTGCCCTTGCACCCCCAAAGGAGGGGAACAGTCCAGAACTACATTTTACTCTAGCAAATTATTCTGTTTCCAGATGGCTTGGGACCAAAGTAGTGTCACTTTGCTGCAGTCTCTGCATATGGAAGCTGGGCCAGCAGGATGCCTGGGGACACTGCGGGGTCTCTGGGAGAGGCCGCAGAGCTTATAACCAGCAGTGCAACGTCATTGTGGCTGCCCACTGCCTCCAGTCCCAGCGCTGGTCCCTCTGCCCCCTGACCCATGGCGTGTAATTGCAGAGCTGTGCAGGGAGAGCCTGGGTGAATGTGTCAGGCCGGAGCCTCCAGTCCCTGGGGCTGATAAACATTCAACCAGGGGAGAGCCACCTACTTAAGGAATGACGTGGTTAGTTGTACCCTCCACATCCATATCCTGCCTTGGGAACAGAGACAAAAGTCTTGGCTCTACCACTGAAGGATCCTGTGACATCCGCAAACTCACTCCTCCACTCTGGGCCCAATCCAGCTCTCGCTCTCACTCTTCAAGGCAGAATATTACTGTTTCTAAGGTTTACATTTTTAGTAGTTAATAATCATCAAGTGATACAGAATTGAGTCTTTACTATATCCAATAAACACATTCCATATGCCAACGCCACGCCAAGTGACTTACATGTATCTTCTTATTCAACCTTCACAGCAACTCTGTGGAGGTGCTGCTATcacccgttttacagatgaggaaactgaggctcagataatGAATTACTTAGGATTAAATTTAGTGGCAAATGACAGGGAACCCCAAGTGGCTCACACAAGATAGCTTCCCAGATCACTGGCCGCTACGTGCTCTGTCTCTAACATGGAGAATTCCAGGGCCACTTGTCCATGATGGTTCTGCAGCGCTGGGGACCCAGGTTCCTCCTATTTTGTCGCTTTATCTTGCATTCCCAAGGTCGCCTCATTGTCACAAAGGGCTACACCTTCTCTTTAAAGACATTCCCAGAAGTTGCCTGCGCCTCTTCTGCTTGCGTCTCTTTGGCCAGAACTCAGTTGTGTGGCCACAgccagctgcaagggaggctgggaaatgtagtgaTCATTTTAGATGGTCATCTGCCCAGCAAAAAATTGGGCActttattacaataaaattacGAATGATTAATGGCACAGACTGCCCATAGAGTCACACTGCCTGGGTTTAATCTTGTCTCCATCACTTGCcaatgtgtgaccttgggtagttCATTCGCTCACTTAGCCAGCAAATActcattgagtgcctactgtgttccaggcattgttctagcAGCTAGAGATACAGTAGTGACCAAAAAGACGAGAACTTCTGCCCTTGTGGAATTGGCATTCTAGTGGAGGGAAGCAAACGAGCTAAGGAGCGGCACACACAGTGTGTCAGGCAGTATCGGTGCTGGGAGAGAGGCCAAGCAGGGAAAGGGGCAGGAAGGGCGATGTTCGACAGGTTCTGGGTAGCGCCCTGGTGAGAAGCTGGCCTTTGAATCAAGACCCAGAGGATCTCTGGGGTGAGTGTTCCAGTGAGGGGACCccggtgcaaaggccctgaggcaggagtgtgcctcGCCTGAGGGAGGACTGGCGAGAGGCAGAGCGAGGgcagggcagaccctgggctTTCCTGTGGCTGAGATGGGAGCCTGTGAGAGAGGTGCTGGGGGAGGAATGAAGGACAATGAACGggctcactctggctgctctgttgAGAACAGACTGAAGGGGGTGGAATGAGAGGCGGGAGACCAGCTGGGAGGCTGCTGTGGATCCTAGAGAGAGGCGACAGTGTCTGGACCAGGGCGGAGGCAGTGCAGAGGGGAGAGGTCATCCGGCTGGGTTTTCTGTCTCTTGAAGGTGGAGCTGGGAGGGTCTGCTGATCCCTCAGCTGTGGGGGACAAGGGAAGGAGACAGTCAAGGAGGACTCCGAGATCATTGGCCGAGTGACTTGAGGGTGGCGTTGCCCATTTGCAGCAGGTttgggggcagggtggagggcGCGTACCAGGAGTTTGGGTTTGGACGGACCTATCAGACCTGCAAGCGGAGAGGGCGGGAAGCAGGTGAATATACGCGCCTGAGGTCAGGAGGAGCCCAGGCTGGAGATGTAAATTTGGGATTCATCAGTGTATAGAGGATATTTAAAGGCAAGAGGCTGAAATGAGATTAAGGAAGTGAGCGTGGTTATTTaatctctgtgtgcctcagtttctataACTGTCATGAGGATTAAGGCAGTGGAATATAAAGCCTTCAGACCATTGCCTGGCACATCTGTGTCTGCCATGGTGATAATGACTATACTTGACTAATTTATTGCATTTActacatggctgatgagtggtgcagggaCTGTGCTGGGTGTCCTAGGGGAGGGCTGCCAAGAATGTTGGTACAACCGTCTCatcctggcattcaaggcccttcgAAGCTCCACCCACCTCCCAGACTTAACCTCTGACCTTCTCCCAAGCCTCTGTTCCCCTCACAGCAGACTGATCACCCCAGTGCTGTTCTTTTTCTGCCACTGTCCCTAGCGACTCTGGCACCTCCTCCAGTTGCCATCTCTGAAGACCCAAGCCTTTTAGTCCTTCTTTTGATGCCTCGTCCTCCAAGAGTCTTCCTCATTCACACCCCCAGCCCCATCCAGAGATGAACAAGCGCATCCGGAAACCCTCAGAGTCCTAGGCAtgcctgtttctctcttcctggagCCAAGCTGCTCAGGGGCCCGATAGTCTCCCCTGCACCCCCAGCCTGGGAGCTCCTTGTGGGCAGGAACCAGCCTGATACATCTCTGCGCCTGATGCAGAGTGACAGGAGCAGGCACGTGTGCCCAGGTCCTCTGGCTCCAAAGCCAggcttcctcctgctccccaaTGCTGCCCAGCTTCCAGCCACCAAAAGACATGTGGCTCGTGAGGTCTGAGACTGGGATTTCCACAGCGTGGTGGGTGCTGTTGGACTCGGGGCCCAGCCAGCCAGGTCTGAATCCCCAGCCTTCCACTCGTTGGTAGTGTACACAAATCATATAACacctctgtgcctgtttccctTTGGTAAAGTGAGACTTACAAAAGGAGAATTGTGAAGATTCAGTGACCTAAAACAGGTGACGTTCTCAGGACAAATCTGAGCAGGTAGTACCCAAtcaatgcttattattattattattattactttgggTTATTAACCACCTTCTTCTGTGGCCTGCCCAGCTACTGCAGGGCCTCATCCCTTTGGCCTGCCCAGGTCTCACTGAGTCCTAGGTTCTAGGCCTACCTGGGCCCACTAGGTTCTGCGGGGCACCCCAGAGGCTGGTGGGAGTCTGTGGGGTCCTGGCTGGTACTGTGGCCCCCGGGACTCTTGGAGGCCAAGAGAGCCCACTTCCTctcaggccctgcctcctctttGCAGATTTTAATGAGAATGGCTTCATCGATGAGGAGGACCTACAGAAGATCATCCTCCGACTGCTCAATAGTGACGACATGTCGGAGGACCTGCTGACCGACCTCACGAGCCACGTGTGTacctggggctgtggggctgcGGGTGGGGTGGGCAGGCCATCACCCAAAGCCCCTGGACGGCAGGCAGGGTGAAGTGCCCTGAGGGAGGGACCCCCCAATTTTCTGTCCTTCCTCCAGGATCATGACTCCCTTCCAGGGTCCCCAGAGCATTGTGACAGAGCCACCCACTCCCAGCTGCCCTCCCACCAACACTGCAGTCACTGCAGGCAGGGGGCCCAACAGCATCTTAGCATCAGAGGGACACATCACAACGTTCCCTTCCCCATGTCACCTCAGCACAACACAGTGCCCAGATGCCCCAGAGTGACAGTCCAAAGCGTGGCAGGACATGAAGTCAGCCTTACAAATGCAAGACAGGGCACGGATCCATTTGTCCTGAGACCGTGAGAACCTTCAAGTGTTTTGGGCTGGACTGGAATCAGAAGCAAAGATAAAACCTGAGGGGTCATCGCTGCCTCGCCAAGCTGAGTGCACCTCTTGCAGCACAGAGCCCCAGCCTGTGCCTGAGTGACAGCAGTGCAAGATGTCACCCTGTTCACCCTCCCACCCATTCTCACTGCCAAGTTTGTGCTGGAGGCACTAAGAGGACTCTTCCCATGACGAGACGAGCCCACCAGGTCCCAGACCTCAGTGTACATAACCTCATCTCTCTGCACTTCCGTGTCCTCGCATGGGGTGAGGGGATAGCACGTGGAGGAGGAGAGTGCCTGCCTCACAAGGGGCAGGGGGGCTCTGGGATGTGTGTTGAGCACCTGGCAGGGAGCCTGACCTGTGGTAGCACTGGGCCTGCGGCACTTCTCCCGGAGCCCTCCGCTCCCATCTCACTTTCTCATACCGGTTCCTCTCTGGCTCTTTCCGCACCCCTGGCCAGGTCCTGAGTGAGTCGGATCTGGACAATGACAACATGCTGTCTTTCTCAGAGTTTGAACACGCAATGGCCAAGTCTCCAGACTTCATGAAGTAAGGCGTTCTGGAGTGGGGGATGCCCAGCACAGCGGGGGGCGGGAAGGGCCCCCCTAGCCTCCCCTCTGCCAAGGGGGCAGCCTTCCCAAGGAGGTCATGAGTTTTCAGGGCACTTTGCAAATTTTTTCAGAATCAGCAAAACTGGAGCTCTTGAGAAATTAGGTAACCTAGAAAGAGGCAGGGAGCAGGTGTTAAAAGGCAAGGGGGAGGATCGCGTTCCAGATCTGCAATGACGTGGGTGATGCAAACTTCCGGTGCTGCCCCTCCACAGCCGCCATCCCTGCagcttctcccaaagccccccgggctCCAGGACTGACCTTGGGAGCCGCCTTTGCCACTGCcagcctgctcccctgccccGACACCCTCCAGCGG
This genomic interval from Equus quagga isolate Etosha38 chromosome 5, UCLA_HA_Equagga_1.0, whole genome shotgun sequence contains the following:
- the FAM166C gene encoding protein FAM166C isoform X1; the protein is MSPFLDVKAELGRQRRSAGSTAEHAGMRGIFWARPAGAALGRGRRAGRGAENSAAVRPHWRCQARGCRVTPGCLPSGRERPSAGARRTHHGLSQRRHPPDRVQCRLRAPRPRARLRDQQTLPAPPSRDRKPSRMTSPLCTASALVQTLSPLSRIHSSLPAGLPPLIPPPSVCSQQSSQSEPVHCPSFLPQHLSHRLPSQPQESPGSALPSLCLSPVLPQARHTPASGPLHRGPLTGTLTPEILWVLIQRPASHQGATQNLSNIALPAPFPAWPLSQHRYCLTHCVCRSLARLLPSTRMPIPQGQKFSSFWSLLYL
- the CIB4 gene encoding calcium and integrin-binding family member 4, translated to MGQCLRYQMHWEDLEEYQALTFLTRNEILCIHDTFLKLCPPGKYYKEATLTMDQVSSLPALRVNPFRDRICRVFSHNGVFSFEDVLGMASVFSEQACPSLKIEYAFRIYDFNENGFIDEEDLQKIILRLLNSDDMSEDLLTDLTSHVLSESDLDNDNMLSFSEFEHAMAKSPDFMNSFRIHFWGC